A single genomic interval of Vibrio gallicus harbors:
- a CDS encoding YejL family protein, with protein MPITSKYSDQKIETMLAEIAAVLEKHESTPELSLMLVGNIATNILNQNVAKGQRQAIAKTFADALAASVED; from the coding sequence ATGCCTATTACATCTAAATACAGCGATCAAAAAATTGAAACCATGTTGGCCGAGATCGCAGCAGTACTAGAAAAACACGAATCTACGCCTGAACTGAGTTTGATGCTAGTAGGGAATATTGCAACCAACATACTTAATCAAAATGTTGCTAAAGGCCAAAGACAAGCCATCGCAAAAACCTTTGCTGACGCGCTAGCCGCATCAGTTGAAGACTAA
- the yejK gene encoding nucleoid-associated protein YejK, with protein MSLQLSNVILHQLVKDSEQQLSVNFRDSALENDASTESLVAELHRVFNAKAGKGFGSFGEASEVQSWLDAILSQQLDFYTFSQNSAKRLVSEIAKYSFAEEGFLILAHYQSLATEYLFVGLLPSNQSLKVTEGLDISATDYLDIGKMDIAARIDLSTYQTDKDSNRYLTYVKGRVGRKVADFFLDFLQAETGLDTKQQNLVLMQAVEDFVSDAKFEKDEADSYRKQVAEYCNEQIKSGDEVEVAELSAELPKSHEGTSFVEFTGEQGYELEESFPGDRATVRKLTKFVGAGGGLNISFDSLLMGERVFYDPETDTLTIKGTPPNLRDQLTRKG; from the coding sequence ATGAGTTTACAATTATCCAATGTCATTTTACATCAATTAGTTAAAGATTCAGAGCAACAACTGTCGGTAAACTTTAGAGACAGTGCTCTTGAGAATGATGCATCCACAGAAAGTTTAGTCGCTGAACTACATCGTGTATTCAATGCTAAGGCTGGCAAAGGCTTTGGTTCATTTGGTGAAGCGAGTGAGGTTCAATCCTGGCTTGATGCTATATTGTCTCAACAGCTCGATTTTTACACTTTCTCACAAAATAGTGCCAAGCGTCTTGTATCAGAGATTGCCAAGTATTCATTTGCCGAGGAGGGTTTTCTGATCCTCGCTCATTATCAATCACTGGCAACTGAGTATCTGTTTGTAGGATTGCTGCCATCGAACCAAAGTCTGAAGGTAACAGAAGGGCTAGATATTAGTGCTACTGATTATCTAGATATCGGTAAGATGGATATCGCCGCTAGAATCGACTTATCGACTTATCAAACAGATAAAGACTCAAATCGTTACCTGACTTATGTAAAAGGGCGTGTAGGGCGTAAAGTTGCTGACTTTTTCTTAGATTTTCTACAGGCTGAAACCGGCCTAGATACCAAACAGCAGAACCTTGTATTGATGCAAGCGGTCGAAGACTTCGTATCGGATGCTAAGTTTGAAAAAGACGAAGCAGACTCGTATCGCAAGCAAGTTGCGGAATACTGCAACGAGCAGATCAAAAGCGGTGATGAGGTTGAAGTAGCCGAGTTGTCTGCGGAGTTGCCTAAAAGCCATGAAGGCACAAGCTTTGTTGAGTTTACTGGTGAGCAAGGCTATGAGCTGGAAGAGAGCTTCCCAGGTGATCGCGCTACCGTGCGCAAGCTAACTAAATTTGTTGGCGCGGGTGGCGGTTTAAATATTAGCTTTGACTCATTGTTAATGGGCGAGCGAGTTTTTTATGATCCAGAAACAGACACCCTCACTATTAAGGGTACGCCTCCGAACTTGCGAGATCAGTTAACTCGTAAAGGTTAA
- a CDS encoding YchE family NAAT transporter produces the protein MFGVDFTVYLQFFVGLFAIVNPVGIMPVFVSLTSHLSPEERIKTASTANIAVAVILITSLFAGQLLLDMFSISLDSFRIAGGLLLMTIAFSMMNGQLGEQKQNKQEKAESVSKEQVGVVPLAMPLMAGPGAISSTIVFGSNHSGAVDYLAITITVLIFSFCCWALFRSAPLIVRVLGQTGINVVTRIMGLVLGALGIEFIAGGIGALFPGLLIVH, from the coding sequence ATGTTTGGCGTAGACTTCACTGTTTACCTGCAATTTTTTGTAGGTCTTTTCGCTATCGTGAACCCGGTAGGAATCATGCCGGTTTTTGTTTCACTTACCAGTCACCTATCACCGGAAGAACGTATAAAGACAGCATCAACGGCAAACATCGCGGTTGCAGTAATCTTGATCACTTCTCTATTTGCGGGACAGCTGCTGCTAGATATGTTTAGTATCTCGTTAGATTCGTTTCGAATTGCGGGCGGATTGCTGCTTATGACCATTGCTTTCTCGATGATGAACGGTCAACTGGGTGAGCAAAAGCAAAACAAACAAGAAAAAGCCGAGAGCGTTAGTAAAGAGCAAGTAGGAGTAGTACCTTTAGCCATGCCTCTAATGGCTGGCCCTGGTGCGATAAGCTCAACGATTGTATTTGGCTCTAATCACTCTGGAGCCGTGGATTACTTGGCTATCACCATTACCGTATTGATATTTTCATTTTGTTGTTGGGCGTTGTTTCGCTCTGCCCCTTTAATCGTCAGAGTATTAGGCCAAACAGGCATCAACGTTGTTACTCGTATTATGGGGTTAGTATTGGGTGCACTTGGCATTGAGTTTATCGCCGGTGGTATTGGCGCCCTATTCCCCGGTTTGCTTATTGTGCACTAG
- a CDS encoding ion transporter, with amino-acid sequence MAHPENTFRHKLYVIIFRTDTPAGRIFDITLIITILASLMVLILGSMVGFADTYRFELGMLELTFTVIFTIEYLLRLYCSPKPWAYAKSFYGVVDLIAILPFYLALIIADAHFLGVVRLLRVMRIFRILKLVKFIQDSNVILRSLLNSRRKVFIFFSMVAILVTIFGSLLYVIEGPEHGFTSIPTSIYWAIVTITTVGYGDISPATPLGRAIASLTMLLGYSILAVPTGIITAEMNQELKVQKREYKEHRSLVMCPNCMKNDHEPDAFHCKHCGSELPSHAERVVKVTNESDYS; translated from the coding sequence ATGGCTCATCCTGAAAATACATTCCGACATAAGCTGTATGTCATTATATTCCGAACCGATACGCCAGCGGGCCGGATATTTGACATAACACTCATTATTACCATCCTTGCTTCTTTAATGGTGCTGATACTCGGTTCAATGGTCGGCTTTGCTGATACCTATAGGTTCGAGCTGGGTATGCTTGAGCTGACATTTACCGTTATCTTCACTATTGAGTATCTCCTTAGGCTGTACTGCTCTCCGAAACCGTGGGCTTATGCCAAGAGCTTTTATGGCGTAGTCGACCTCATTGCTATACTTCCTTTCTATTTAGCCTTGATTATTGCTGATGCGCATTTCTTAGGTGTGGTGAGATTATTGCGGGTGATGCGCATTTTCCGCATCCTTAAGTTAGTTAAGTTTATTCAAGACTCAAACGTGATACTTCGCTCACTACTTAACTCACGGCGAAAGGTTTTTATATTTTTCAGTATGGTGGCAATACTAGTTACCATCTTTGGCAGCCTTCTTTATGTAATAGAGGGACCAGAGCACGGATTTACTAGCATCCCCACCAGCATATATTGGGCTATTGTGACCATTACCACCGTTGGCTATGGCGATATATCTCCCGCCACTCCACTAGGTAGAGCTATCGCCTCTTTAACTATGTTATTGGGTTACTCCATTCTCGCGGTGCCCACCGGGATCATTACCGCAGAGATGAATCAAGAACTGAAAGTACAGAAACGAGAATATAAAGAGCACCGCTCACTAGTGATGTGCCCCAATTGCATGAAGAATGATCACGAACCAGATGCCTTTCACTGCAAGCACTGTGGTAGTGAACTGCCAAGCCATGCGGAGCGAGTAGTAAAAGTAACTAACGAATCTGATTACAGCTGA
- the asd gene encoding aspartate-semialdehyde dehydrogenase, producing the protein MRVGLVGWRGMVGSVLMQRMVEERDFDVIEPVFYSTSQIGIPAPVFMGKDAGLLQDAFDIESLKQLDAIITCQGGGYTERVYPKLRQAGWKGYWIDAASTLRMDKDAIITLDPVNLAQIQQGIHSGTTTFVGGNCTVSLMLMALGGLYEKGMVEWMSAMTYQAASGAGAKNMRELIVQMGAVHSSVASDLADPASSILDIDKKVAAAIRSEGFPTDQFGAPLAGSLIPWIDVKRDNGQSKEEWKAGSEANKILGSDGNPIPIDGTCVRIGAMRCHAQALTIKLKQDVPMDEIEEIIGTHNDWVKVVPNDRDITAQELTPAKVTGTMSVPVGRLRKMSMGNDFLNAFTVGDQLLWGAAEPLRRTLRIILEQK; encoded by the coding sequence ATGCGAGTAGGTTTAGTTGGCTGGCGTGGAATGGTGGGCTCTGTGCTCATGCAACGTATGGTTGAAGAGCGTGATTTTGATGTAATTGAGCCGGTGTTTTATAGCACCTCACAAATTGGTATCCCGGCCCCTGTGTTTATGGGCAAGGATGCAGGCTTATTGCAAGATGCGTTTGATATTGAAAGTCTAAAGCAGCTTGATGCCATCATCACCTGTCAAGGTGGCGGTTATACCGAGCGCGTATATCCAAAGCTTAGACAAGCTGGGTGGAAGGGCTATTGGATTGATGCCGCGTCCACACTGCGTATGGATAAAGACGCCATTATCACCTTAGACCCGGTCAACCTTGCTCAGATCCAACAAGGCATTCATTCTGGAACAACCACCTTTGTTGGCGGAAACTGTACCGTGAGTTTGATGTTGATGGCATTAGGCGGCCTTTATGAGAAAGGTATGGTTGAGTGGATGAGCGCAATGACCTATCAAGCGGCATCTGGAGCGGGAGCTAAGAATATGCGTGAGCTTATCGTGCAGATGGGCGCGGTGCACAGCTCAGTTGCCTCAGATTTAGCTGATCCTGCTTCTTCTATTTTGGATATTGATAAAAAAGTCGCTGCCGCTATTCGCAGTGAAGGCTTTCCTACTGACCAGTTTGGCGCGCCTTTAGCGGGCTCTCTTATCCCTTGGATTGATGTTAAACGTGATAACGGCCAGAGCAAAGAGGAGTGGAAAGCGGGTTCAGAAGCGAACAAGATTCTAGGCTCTGATGGTAATCCGATCCCGATTGATGGTACTTGCGTTAGAATCGGCGCGATGCGTTGTCATGCACAGGCACTCACTATCAAGCTTAAACAAGATGTCCCTATGGATGAAATTGAAGAAATTATTGGTACGCACAACGACTGGGTTAAAGTTGTACCAAATGACCGAGATATCACAGCGCAAGAGCTGACTCCGGCTAAAGTAACTGGCACCATGTCTGTACCAGTTGGCCGTCTGCGTAAGATGTCGATGGGTAACGATTTCCTAAATGCCTTTACCGTAGGCGATCAATTGCTATGGGGCGCTGCGGAGCCATTGCGTCGCACTCTGCGTATTATCCTTGAGCAGAAGTAA